A stretch of the Actinotalea sp. JY-7876 genome encodes the following:
- a CDS encoding response regulator: MAARVLLVDDVPELRRLVALELRLRGGFEVVGEAGDGAQAVDLARAEQPDLIVLDLGLPHLEGAEVLTLLREVAPRAKVAVFTGLTASEGEALRGRVEGYVPKDADVAALVDLLADLGRTEQRAAVLALAPGAGTLARARDFVRFHAGRWGWQGDLYEAELVVRELVDNALRHSTTPPTLRLSLTADGLRVEVDDDADGAPEPRWAGDWSGLSYVSLIAQGWGVRPGEGGRKVVWARLTPGVAA, translated from the coding sequence GTGGCCGCCCGCGTTCTCCTCGTCGACGACGTCCCGGAGCTGCGCCGGCTCGTCGCCCTGGAGCTGCGCCTGCGCGGCGGCTTCGAGGTGGTCGGCGAGGCCGGGGACGGCGCGCAGGCCGTGGACCTGGCGCGCGCGGAGCAGCCCGACCTGATCGTGCTCGACCTGGGCCTGCCGCACCTCGAGGGCGCCGAGGTCCTCACGCTCCTGCGCGAGGTGGCTCCGCGGGCCAAGGTGGCCGTCTTCACGGGCCTCACGGCGTCCGAGGGGGAGGCGCTGCGCGGGCGGGTCGAGGGCTACGTGCCGAAGGACGCCGACGTCGCGGCGCTCGTCGACCTCCTGGCCGACCTCGGCCGCACCGAGCAGCGCGCGGCCGTCCTCGCGCTGGCGCCCGGCGCCGGCACGCTGGCCCGGGCGCGCGACTTCGTGCGGTTCCACGCCGGACGCTGGGGCTGGCAGGGCGACCTGTACGAGGCCGAGCTCGTCGTGCGGGAGCTCGTCGACAACGCGCTGCGCCACTCGACGACGCCGCCCACCCTGCGCCTCAGTCTCACGGCGGACGGCCTGCGGGTCGAGGTCGACGACGACGCCGACGGGGCGCCCGAGCCCCGCTGGGCCGGCGACTGGAGCGGCCTGTCCTACGTCTCGCTCATCGCGCAGGGGTGGGGCGTGCGTCCGGGGGAGGGCGGCCGCAAGGTCGTGTGGGCCCGACTGACGCCCGGCGTCGCGGCGTGA
- a CDS encoding SpoIIE family protein phosphatase: protein MTTVDPGVPAPVRRADASPGEEERQRECAAEPIHRPGAIQPHGALVAVDPATGLVVQVSAGTTVLGRDPQELLGGPLAALVGEPHAAALLAGVAPRPASDGPGERPGDADTDPLPVEVAGRTFDAIAHRSVDGLGIIELEPSDGAPDRWLSTLHSSIQRLSRSASVGELRQEAARTVRRLTGFDRVMVYHFHPDEHGEVVAEDKADHLEPYLGLHYPASDIPAQARAVYTSRLSRTIPDRDYTPAPLVPALNPLTGAPTDLTRSELRSVSPHHLEFLRNMGVAATLSISLVHEGRLVGMISCNNDTPRHVTYALRRGCEILGQQVTLQSSALAETRRLERRLELQAVRARLADQFGAADDVAAALVARQVTLADVVRAEGVVVRLDGRTATLGDTPDEATVDALLAALGPVSDAFVTSTLAADRPDLATLLPGVAGLVVVPVGDDGDVLAWFRPAFGQVVEWLGDQGAGNRATPLSPRSSFNRWRETVTDRAMGWDELDLAEAVALRDVLVRHLAQLRARRAASRAVLTAHVTSRLAETLDAQEAVARLARLVVPELADWCIVSLVEDDHPGGRRVLRDVGSWHHDPAVRPRVERYAEVRRDALRSDSFVRRALDSGEVIVVERDAVDQIRAVLRPGEALDLLLELAPEAVVVLPLRARNRTVGLISLYTGRGGRTTPEQVATAQEVAGRAGLALDNARLYHEQLLLAEGLQRSLLTEPPHVQGLSVAVRYTPAAEAAKVGGDWYDAFLQPGGALNVVIGDVTGHDVIAAAAMGQLRSLVRGIAATTDAGPAEVLRRVDRAIDTLRVETLATAVVVRIERLPGGGARACWSNAGHPGLVVVLPDGTVHAPVVRPDLVLGVLAGTDRHEHSLELPEGAVLVLYTDGLVERRGERLQDGLARLQAVLARLPHDDVETLCDDLLDAMLPERGDDDVAIVAVRIGG from the coding sequence GTGACGACGGTGGACCCCGGCGTGCCCGCGCCGGTGCGACGGGCCGACGCCTCCCCGGGCGAGGAGGAGCGGCAGCGCGAGTGCGCCGCCGAGCCGATCCACCGCCCGGGAGCGATCCAGCCCCACGGGGCGCTGGTCGCGGTGGACCCCGCCACGGGCCTCGTGGTGCAGGTCAGCGCGGGCACCACCGTCCTGGGGCGCGACCCGCAGGAGCTGCTCGGGGGTCCGCTCGCGGCGCTCGTCGGCGAGCCCCACGCCGCGGCGCTGCTCGCGGGGGTCGCGCCGCGGCCCGCGTCGGACGGTCCCGGCGAGCGTCCCGGTGACGCGGACACGGACCCGCTGCCCGTCGAGGTGGCGGGGCGGACCTTCGACGCCATCGCCCACCGGTCGGTCGACGGGCTCGGGATCATCGAGCTCGAGCCGTCCGACGGCGCCCCGGACCGGTGGCTCTCGACCCTGCACTCGTCGATCCAGCGGCTCTCGCGCAGCGCGAGCGTCGGCGAGCTGCGGCAGGAGGCGGCGCGGACCGTGCGCCGGCTCACGGGCTTCGACCGCGTCATGGTCTACCACTTCCACCCCGACGAGCACGGTGAGGTGGTCGCCGAGGACAAGGCCGACCACCTGGAGCCCTACCTCGGCCTGCACTACCCGGCGTCCGACATCCCCGCGCAGGCCAGGGCGGTGTACACGAGCCGGCTCTCCCGCACCATCCCGGACCGGGACTACACGCCCGCGCCGCTGGTGCCGGCCCTCAACCCGCTCACCGGCGCCCCGACGGACCTCACCCGGTCCGAGCTGCGCAGCGTCTCCCCGCACCACCTGGAGTTCCTGCGGAACATGGGGGTGGCGGCGACCCTGTCGATCTCGCTGGTCCACGAGGGTCGCCTCGTCGGCATGATCTCGTGCAACAACGACACCCCGCGGCACGTGACCTACGCGCTCCGCCGCGGCTGCGAGATCCTCGGTCAGCAGGTGACGCTGCAGTCCAGCGCCCTGGCGGAGACCCGTCGTCTCGAGCGCCGCCTCGAGCTCCAGGCGGTGCGGGCGCGGCTCGCCGACCAGTTCGGCGCCGCCGACGACGTCGCCGCGGCGCTCGTCGCGCGTCAGGTCACGCTGGCCGACGTGGTGCGGGCCGAGGGCGTCGTCGTGCGGCTGGACGGCCGGACCGCCACCCTCGGCGACACCCCCGACGAGGCGACCGTGGATGCGCTGCTGGCCGCGCTCGGACCGGTCAGTGACGCCTTCGTGACGTCCACCCTCGCGGCCGACAGGCCGGACCTCGCCACGCTGTTGCCCGGCGTCGCCGGGCTGGTCGTCGTGCCCGTCGGGGACGACGGCGACGTGCTCGCCTGGTTCCGGCCCGCCTTCGGGCAGGTCGTCGAGTGGCTGGGGGACCAGGGCGCCGGCAACCGTGCGACGCCCCTGTCGCCGCGCAGCAGCTTCAACCGCTGGCGCGAGACCGTGACCGACCGGGCGATGGGCTGGGACGAGCTCGACCTGGCGGAGGCCGTGGCGCTGCGCGACGTGCTCGTACGGCACCTCGCCCAGCTGCGGGCGCGCCGCGCCGCCTCGCGGGCCGTCCTGACCGCGCACGTCACGAGCCGGCTCGCCGAGACGCTCGACGCGCAGGAGGCGGTCGCGCGACTCGCGCGCCTGGTCGTGCCCGAGCTGGCGGACTGGTGCATCGTGAGCCTCGTCGAGGACGACCACCCGGGCGGGCGGCGCGTGCTGCGCGACGTCGGCTCGTGGCACCACGACCCCGCGGTGCGCCCGCGGGTCGAGCGGTACGCCGAGGTGCGCCGCGACGCGCTGCGCTCGGACTCGTTCGTGCGCCGCGCGCTCGACTCGGGCGAGGTCATCGTGGTCGAGCGCGACGCCGTGGACCAGATCCGGGCCGTGCTGCGGCCCGGTGAGGCGCTCGACCTGCTGCTCGAGCTGGCCCCGGAGGCGGTCGTGGTGCTGCCGCTGCGGGCGCGCAACCGGACGGTCGGGCTGATCAGCCTGTACACCGGCCGGGGCGGGCGCACGACACCCGAGCAGGTCGCGACCGCCCAGGAGGTCGCCGGACGCGCGGGGCTCGCGCTGGACAACGCGCGGCTCTACCACGAGCAGCTGCTCCTGGCCGAGGGCCTGCAGCGCTCGCTCCTCACCGAGCCGCCGCACGTCCAGGGCCTGTCCGTCGCGGTGCGCTACACCCCGGCGGCGGAGGCCGCGAAGGTCGGCGGCGACTGGTACGACGCCTTCCTCCAGCCGGGTGGCGCCCTGAACGTCGTGATCGGCGACGTGACGGGTCACGACGTCATCGCGGCGGCCGCCATGGGTCAGCTCCGCTCGCTCGTGCGCGGGATCGCCGCCACGACCGACGCGGGCCCCGCCGAGGTGCTGCGTCGCGTCGACCGGGCGATCGACACGCTCCGCGTCGAGACGCTGGCGACCGCCGTCGTCGTGCGCATCGAGCGGCTGCCCGGCGGCGGCGCGCGGGCCTGCTGGTCCAACGCGGGCCATCCCGGGTTGGTCGTCGTGCTGCCGGACGGGACGGTCCACGCGCCGGTCGTGCGGCCCGACCTCGTCCTGGGCGTGCTCGCCGGCACCGACCGCCACGAGCACTCGCTCGAGCTGCCCGAGGGTGCCGTGCTCGTCCTCTACACGGACGGCCTGGTCGAGCGCCGGGGCGAGCGCCTGCAGGACGGCCTGGCGCGGCTGCAGGCGGTGCTCGCCCGGCTCCCGCACGACGACGTCGAGACGCTGTGCGACGACCTGCTGGATGCGATGCTGCCCGAGCGCGGGGACGACGACGTCGCCATCGTCGCCGTGCGCATCGGGGGCTGA
- a CDS encoding DUF1269 domain-containing protein has translation MATLTVWKFDTPEGAERAEAALFDLQKQHLIEIEDAATVSWEEGKKKPKTRQATNTTAVGTLGGTFWGLLFGVIFLVPLIGAVIGAAAGAIAGALTDVGINDDFIESVRQKVTPGTSALFVLTGSAVLDRVHEQLREQGVVGELIETNLSGEEEANLRAVFQESA, from the coding sequence GTGGCAACACTCACGGTTTGGAAGTTCGACACTCCCGAGGGCGCGGAGCGCGCGGAGGCGGCGCTCTTCGACCTCCAGAAGCAGCACCTCATCGAGATCGAGGACGCTGCCACGGTCTCGTGGGAAGAGGGCAAGAAGAAGCCCAAGACCCGACAGGCGACCAACACCACGGCGGTCGGCACGCTCGGGGGCACCTTCTGGGGACTGCTCTTCGGAGTCATCTTCCTGGTACCGCTCATCGGTGCCGTCATCGGGGCCGCCGCCGGCGCGATCGCCGGCGCGCTGACCGACGTCGGCATCAACGACGACTTCATCGAGTCCGTGCGGCAGAAGGTCACGCCGGGCACGTCGGCCCTGTTCGTGCTGACCGGGAGCGCGGTGCTCGACCGGGTCCACGAGCAGCTGCGCGAGCAGGGCGTGGTCGGCGAGCTCATCGAGACCAACCTCTCGGGCGAGGAGGAGGCCAACCTCCGCGCCGTCTTCCAGGAGAGCGCCTGA
- a CDS encoding DUF4334 domain-containing protein has translation MPVVHRLRALRSGTSPARALELFDELPPVTADDLLGTWAGRGIPTGHPLDGLLERYGWYGKRFGSSEDVDPLLFRAPRGRLVGLTPALLPVRPVLRMAPAARGPVGVAAFSLLRPLLTTGTPQARLRTVRYRGTVSAALVYDRFPAIDAFRGVDRDTVLGVMDLRWSPAPYVFVLRRAGGVTPR, from the coding sequence ATGCCCGTCGTCCACCGCCTGCGCGCGCTGCGGTCCGGCACGAGCCCCGCGAGGGCGCTGGAGCTCTTCGACGAGCTGCCCCCGGTCACCGCGGACGACCTGCTCGGCACGTGGGCCGGCCGCGGGATCCCGACCGGGCACCCCCTGGACGGGCTGCTCGAGCGCTACGGCTGGTACGGCAAGCGGTTCGGCTCCTCCGAGGACGTGGACCCGCTGCTGTTCCGGGCCCCGCGGGGCCGGCTCGTCGGCCTGACGCCGGCCCTCCTGCCGGTACGACCCGTGCTCCGCATGGCGCCCGCCGCGCGCGGCCCCGTCGGGGTCGCGGCCTTCTCGCTGCTCCGCCCGCTCCTGACGACCGGCACTCCGCAGGCGAGGCTGCGGACCGTCCGGTACCGCGGCACGGTGTCGGCCGCGCTGGTCTACGACAGGTTCCCGGCCATCGACGCGTTCCGCGGCGTGGACCGGGACACCGTCCTGGGCGTCATGGACCTGCGCTGGTCCCCGGCGCCCTACGTGTTCGTGCTGCGCCGCGCGGGAGGCGTCACTCCCCGGTGA
- a CDS encoding glycosyltransferase, whose amino-acid sequence MSTTDLDRLLREPRRTEGAHGRPLRSENAAAQSPSLMLLVLLASAGIVVYAVFLLNPAHRGDLVPYVMVMVAETILVTHALLSMWTVLSAGYNPRGFSFHHAQERLFDIPAILRAGADDDPTRWDLYLGDRVVEVDVFITTYGEDLATIRRTVTAARDIEGRHATWVLDDGRSDEVRDLAAELGVRYVRRLSGGGAKAGNINHALTLARGEFFVVLDADFVPLPAFLRETLPFFASEDVAFVQTPQTYGNLHNLISRGAGYMQAVFYRYVQPGRNRFNSAFCVGTNVVFRRAAIDHIGGMYSDSKSEDVWTSLLLHERGWRTVYIPVTLAVGDTPETIEAYTKQQLRWATGGFEIMLTHNPLSRRRSLTLDQRLQYTVTATHYLTGICPLLLLLVPPMHIFFDLSPMDMDISAGAWVLYYGGFYLMQIVLAFYTLGSFRWEVLMLASASFPIYTRALVNAALRREQRWHVTGSKRRATTPFAFIVPQVLFFVFLLLTSVVGAWKDVTGGTFSLALAWNTTNALILGSFVVTAWREHVALGRTSRHAELRPAAPPPAAAPPRTVVAVPAVLDAAGAA is encoded by the coding sequence ATGTCCACGACCGACCTCGACCGGCTCCTGCGGGAGCCCCGCCGCACGGAGGGCGCCCACGGCCGCCCGCTGCGCTCGGAGAACGCCGCCGCGCAGTCCCCGTCCCTCATGCTGCTCGTCCTGCTGGCCAGCGCCGGCATCGTCGTCTACGCCGTCTTCCTGCTGAACCCCGCGCACCGCGGTGACCTGGTGCCGTACGTGATGGTCATGGTCGCCGAGACGATCCTGGTGACCCACGCGCTCCTGTCCATGTGGACGGTCCTGTCGGCCGGCTACAACCCGCGCGGCTTCTCCTTCCACCACGCGCAGGAGCGGCTGTTCGACATCCCGGCCATCCTGCGGGCCGGGGCGGACGACGACCCCACGCGGTGGGACCTGTACCTCGGGGACCGCGTGGTCGAGGTCGACGTCTTCATCACGACCTACGGCGAGGACCTCGCGACCATCCGCCGCACCGTCACGGCCGCGCGCGACATCGAGGGCCGCCACGCGACGTGGGTCCTCGACGACGGCCGCTCCGACGAGGTCCGCGACCTCGCCGCCGAGCTCGGCGTGCGCTACGTCCGGCGCCTGTCCGGCGGCGGGGCCAAGGCCGGCAACATCAACCACGCGCTCACGCTCGCGCGCGGCGAGTTCTTCGTCGTGCTGGACGCCGACTTCGTGCCGCTGCCGGCGTTCCTGCGCGAGACGCTCCCGTTCTTCGCGTCCGAGGACGTCGCGTTCGTCCAGACCCCCCAGACCTACGGCAACCTGCACAACCTGATCTCGCGCGGGGCCGGCTACATGCAGGCGGTCTTCTACCGCTACGTCCAGCCCGGCCGGAACCGCTTCAACTCGGCCTTCTGCGTGGGCACCAACGTGGTCTTCCGCCGGGCCGCGATCGACCACATCGGCGGCATGTACTCCGACTCGAAGTCCGAGGACGTCTGGACGTCCCTGCTGCTGCACGAGCGCGGCTGGCGCACCGTCTACATCCCCGTGACGCTCGCCGTCGGCGACACCCCCGAGACCATCGAGGCCTACACCAAGCAGCAGCTGCGGTGGGCGACGGGCGGCTTCGAGATCATGCTCACCCACAACCCGCTGTCACGTCGTCGGAGCCTCACGCTCGACCAGCGCCTGCAGTACACGGTGACGGCCACGCACTACCTCACGGGCATCTGCCCGCTCCTGCTGCTGCTCGTGCCGCCGATGCACATCTTCTTCGACCTCAGCCCGATGGACATGGACATCTCCGCCGGCGCCTGGGTCCTGTACTACGGCGGCTTCTACCTCATGCAGATCGTGCTCGCGTTCTACACGCTCGGCTCGTTCCGCTGGGAGGTCCTCATGCTCGCGTCCGCGTCGTTCCCGATCTACACGCGCGCCCTGGTCAACGCGGCGCTCCGCCGGGAGCAGCGGTGGCACGTCACGGGCAGCAAGCGCCGGGCGACGACGCCGTTCGCCTTCATCGTGCCGCAGGTGCTGTTCTTCGTGTTCCTGCTGCTGACCTCCGTGGTCGGCGCCTGGAAGGACGTGACCGGGGGGACGTTCAGCCTGGCCCTGGCGTGGAACACGACCAACGCGCTCATCCTCGGCTCCTTCGTCGTCACCGCCTGGCGCGAGCACGTGGCGCTCGGCCGCACGAGCCGCCACGCCGAGCTCCGGCCGGCGGCACCGCCGCCCGCGGCGGCGCCACCCCGCACCGTGGTCGCCGTCCCGGCGGTCCTGGACGCAGCGGGTGCCGCGTGA
- a CDS encoding endonuclease/exonuclease/phosphatase family protein, whose amino-acid sequence MRLATFNILHGHSLVDDTVDVGRFARAVAELDADVLALQEVDRDQPRSHGADLTAVAAEAMGAPEHRFVATLAGTPELWSAATGELQPNTAGYGIALLSRYPVLSWRAMALPALRGRVPVVFPDRRRPTLVRDEPRAAVGAVVDAPGGPVTVVATHLTFIPGWNGHQLRRLVRLLRQEPRPVVVMGDLNLEADRPARVSGWRSLASAPTFPVAEPQRQLDHILVDGPLEAVAPGWAMDTGLSDHRALAVDVARR is encoded by the coding sequence ATGCGCCTCGCCACCTTCAACATCCTGCACGGCCACTCGCTCGTCGACGACACGGTCGACGTGGGCCGGTTCGCGCGAGCCGTCGCGGAGCTCGACGCGGACGTGCTGGCCCTGCAGGAGGTCGACCGCGACCAGCCGCGGTCGCACGGCGCGGACCTGACCGCCGTCGCGGCCGAGGCGATGGGCGCGCCCGAGCACCGCTTCGTGGCGACGCTCGCGGGCACGCCGGAGCTGTGGTCGGCGGCGACGGGCGAGCTGCAGCCCAACACGGCGGGTTACGGGATCGCGCTGCTCAGTCGCTACCCCGTGCTGTCGTGGCGCGCGATGGCCCTGCCGGCGCTGCGCGGCCGGGTCCCCGTCGTCTTCCCCGACCGCCGCCGCCCGACGCTGGTGCGGGACGAGCCGCGCGCGGCCGTGGGCGCGGTCGTGGACGCACCCGGCGGGCCGGTGACGGTGGTCGCGACGCACCTGACGTTCATCCCGGGCTGGAACGGCCACCAGCTGCGGCGCCTCGTGCGCCTGCTGCGCCAGGAGCCACGCCCTGTCGTCGTCATGGGCGACCTCAACCTCGAGGCCGACCGGCCCGCGCGGGTCTCGGGCTGGCGGTCGCTCGCGAGCGCCCCGACCTTCCCCGTCGCGGAGCCGCAGCGCCAGCTCGACCACATCCTGGTCGACGGCCCGCTCGAGGCGGTCGCGCCGGGCTGGGCGATGGACACCGGCCTCTCGGACCACCGCGCCCTGGCCGTGGACGTGGCCCGCCGCTGA
- a CDS encoding PAS domain S-box protein, whose amino-acid sequence MSPRTIGVVDDAPELRSLLRLRLRLTGAFTVVAEGGTGHDAVAIARDLRPDLLLLDVSMPGMGGLDAIRPVLEASPGTRVVLYSGFSEEGLESRALALGATAFLQKSADVDELLDALVALAGEPARPADGPAAGPDPEHASAGDAERILGEHVESFRAVFDQAAIGIGTLTLTGQIVRANPALAELLATPPLSAVGLALQDVVPPGDRDGVALALATALREGAAQVEHRLAGTDRLVTSTLAAVRDSQQRPLYLLLQSQDIDAQRTAERALVASEERFRLLVDSVVDYAIFMLDPQGRIATWNRGAERLKGYRADEIVGRHFRTFYTLDAQTSRHPEAELAAATHEGRYQEEGWRIRKDGTRFWANVTITALRGPGGELLGFAKVTRDVTAQRRASLDLERSASELADANTELTEANLRLGAAAEERAHILAVTAHELRSPIAVVAGAASTLHRRWGRLEEDERTQLLASVESSAEQMRRMLNELLLATRLDAGAVQPTLVPVRLRPHLERAVARLGDVVPGAGGAVGPVAVDCPDDLEVRTDPERLEQIVENYLTNAARYGAPPVRVVARADGDAVALAVEDHGPGVPDALLPHLFDEMFLRGASRRGTGLGLYIVRRLARALGGDAWHERDGAVTRFGAHVPRA is encoded by the coding sequence GTGAGCCCGCGCACCATCGGCGTCGTCGACGACGCCCCGGAGCTGCGGTCCCTGCTGCGCCTGCGCCTGCGCCTCACCGGCGCCTTCACGGTGGTCGCCGAGGGCGGCACCGGGCACGACGCGGTCGCGATCGCGCGGGACCTGCGCCCGGACCTGCTCCTGCTCGACGTCTCGATGCCGGGCATGGGCGGGCTCGACGCGATCCGGCCGGTGCTCGAGGCGTCACCGGGCACGCGCGTGGTCCTGTACTCCGGGTTCTCGGAGGAGGGCCTGGAGTCCCGTGCGCTCGCGCTGGGGGCGACCGCCTTCCTGCAGAAGTCGGCCGACGTCGACGAGCTCCTCGACGCCCTCGTCGCCCTGGCCGGCGAGCCGGCCCGCCCGGCCGACGGGCCCGCGGCCGGGCCAGACCCGGAGCACGCATCGGCGGGCGACGCGGAGCGCATCCTCGGCGAGCACGTGGAGAGCTTCCGGGCCGTGTTCGACCAGGCCGCCATCGGGATCGGCACCCTGACCCTGACCGGCCAGATCGTGCGCGCGAACCCGGCGCTCGCCGAGCTGCTGGCGACGCCGCCGCTCTCCGCCGTCGGCCTCGCCCTGCAGGACGTCGTGCCGCCGGGGGACCGCGACGGCGTCGCCCTCGCCCTGGCGACGGCGCTGCGCGAGGGCGCCGCCCAGGTCGAGCACCGCCTCGCGGGGACGGACCGCCTCGTGACGTCGACCCTCGCGGCCGTGCGGGACTCGCAGCAGCGCCCCCTCTACCTCCTGCTGCAGAGCCAGGACATCGACGCGCAGCGCACGGCCGAGCGAGCACTCGTGGCGAGCGAGGAGCGCTTCCGGCTGCTCGTGGACAGCGTGGTGGACTACGCCATCTTCATGCTCGACCCGCAGGGCCGGATCGCGACCTGGAACCGCGGCGCGGAGCGGCTCAAGGGCTACCGGGCCGACGAGATCGTCGGGCGGCACTTCCGCACGTTCTACACGCTCGACGCGCAGACCTCGCGCCACCCCGAGGCGGAGCTCGCGGCCGCGACGCACGAGGGCCGCTACCAGGAGGAGGGGTGGCGCATCCGCAAGGACGGCACCCGCTTCTGGGCCAACGTCACGATCACCGCGCTGCGGGGCCCGGGCGGCGAGCTCCTCGGCTTCGCCAAGGTGACGCGGGACGTCACCGCCCAACGCCGGGCCTCGCTCGACCTCGAGCGCTCGGCCAGCGAGCTCGCGGACGCGAACACCGAGCTCACGGAGGCGAACCTGCGGCTGGGCGCCGCCGCGGAGGAGCGCGCCCACATCCTCGCCGTGACGGCCCACGAGCTGCGGAGCCCGATCGCGGTCGTGGCGGGAGCTGCGAGCACGCTCCATCGCCGCTGGGGCCGGCTCGAGGAGGACGAGCGCACCCAGCTCCTGGCGAGCGTCGAGTCGAGCGCCGAGCAGATGCGGCGCATGCTCAACGAGCTGCTGCTGGCGACGCGGCTGGACGCGGGCGCGGTGCAGCCGACGCTGGTCCCCGTCCGCCTGCGCCCCCACCTGGAGCGCGCCGTCGCGCGCCTGGGCGACGTCGTCCCCGGTGCCGGGGGAGCGGTGGGCCCGGTGGCGGTGGACTGCCCCGACGACCTCGAGGTGCGCACCGACCCGGAGCGGCTGGAGCAGATCGTGGAGAACTACCTCACCAACGCCGCGCGGTACGGGGCGCCCCCCGTGCGCGTGGTCGCGCGCGCCGACGGCGACGCGGTCGCGCTGGCGGTCGAGGACCACGGGCCCGGCGTGCCCGACGCTCTCCTGCCGCACCTGTTCGACGAGATGTTCCTGCGGGGCGCCAGCCGTCGCGGCACGGGCCTGGGCCTGTACATCGTGCGCCGGCTCGCCCGGGCGCTGGGCGGGGACGCCTGGCACGAGCGTGACGGCGCCGTCACGCGGTTCGGCGCCCACGTGCCCCGGGCCTAG
- a CDS encoding alpha/beta-hydrolase family protein — MTPSLIPRDWLFQGVVSGLSAGAGYALGVAAHWLLRRSRRWPAISARVRGAAPAWLPEGRWLALVLVPAALVVMLVVAVPWQRDLATLMGMDRPTTGGWLRAGPVLVAVAAVLIAAARGLRGLARLLGRAAQRWGRLPQRAASVVGAVAAVLLVLVLVNDVVLRRAVAVVDSAFSSRNDLDFPGVEQPDAAGRSGSPQSLVAWESLGREGRRFVSTGPTADELAVVAGAAAVAPVRVYVGVESAGTAEERAELALAELERTGAFERSVLAVVTTTGSGWVNAAAVDSLELLHGGDTAVVATQYSYLPSGLSFLLDLPRVEEEGRVLLDTISAHVESLPEEDRPRLLVYGESLGARGSEHAFTTLADIRAHTDGVVWAGPPHSNDLWRSLVERRDPGTPEVAPVYASGLVARFSADADGLTQPPTPWIEPRVVYLQHPSDPVVWWSPDLVLTRPDWLEEPRGQDVLPTMTWYPVVTFWQVTVDMTNSKTVPDGHGHNYDDVVLDAWVAVAAPQGWTDADTERVRAVLEAHGS, encoded by the coding sequence ATGACGCCGTCGCTGATCCCGCGCGACTGGCTGTTCCAGGGCGTCGTCTCGGGGCTGTCGGCGGGCGCGGGCTACGCGCTCGGCGTCGCGGCGCACTGGCTCCTGCGCCGCTCCCGGCGCTGGCCGGCGATCTCGGCACGCGTGCGCGGCGCGGCGCCGGCCTGGCTGCCGGAGGGACGGTGGCTCGCCCTGGTGCTGGTGCCGGCCGCCCTGGTCGTCATGCTCGTCGTCGCGGTGCCGTGGCAGCGCGACCTCGCCACGCTCATGGGGATGGACCGCCCGACGACGGGCGGGTGGCTGCGGGCGGGCCCGGTGCTCGTCGCCGTCGCCGCCGTCCTGATCGCCGCGGCGCGCGGCCTGCGCGGCCTCGCCCGGCTCCTCGGGCGCGCGGCGCAGCGGTGGGGCAGGCTCCCGCAGCGCGCGGCGTCCGTCGTGGGCGCGGTGGCCGCCGTCCTGCTCGTGCTGGTTCTGGTCAACGACGTCGTGCTGCGCCGGGCGGTCGCGGTGGTCGACTCGGCGTTCAGCAGCCGCAACGACCTGGACTTCCCCGGCGTGGAACAGCCGGACGCCGCCGGTCGCTCCGGGTCGCCGCAGTCCCTGGTCGCCTGGGAGTCGCTCGGGCGGGAGGGCCGCCGGTTCGTCTCGACCGGGCCGACGGCGGACGAGCTCGCCGTGGTCGCCGGTGCGGCGGCCGTCGCGCCCGTGCGGGTCTACGTCGGCGTGGAGAGCGCCGGCACCGCCGAGGAGCGGGCCGAGCTCGCGCTCGCCGAGCTCGAGCGCACCGGGGCCTTCGAGCGGTCCGTCCTGGCGGTCGTCACCACGACCGGGAGCGGCTGGGTCAACGCCGCGGCGGTCGACAGCCTCGAGCTGCTGCACGGCGGGGACACCGCCGTCGTGGCGACGCAGTACTCCTACCTGCCGAGCGGGCTGTCGTTCCTGCTGGACCTGCCCCGCGTCGAGGAGGAAGGGCGCGTGCTGCTCGACACGATCTCCGCGCACGTCGAGTCCCTGCCCGAGGAGGACCGGCCGCGGCTGCTCGTGTACGGCGAGAGCCTGGGCGCCCGCGGCTCGGAGCACGCGTTCACCACGCTCGCGGACATCCGCGCGCACACGGACGGGGTGGTCTGGGCCGGCCCGCCGCACTCCAACGACCTGTGGCGCTCGCTGGTCGAGCGGCGCGACCCCGGCACGCCCGAGGTGGCGCCGGTGTACGCGAGCGGGCTCGTCGCCCGGTTCTCCGCCGACGCCGACGGCCTCACGCAGCCGCCGACGCCGTGGATCGAGCCCCGCGTCGTCTACCTGCAGCACCCGTCCGACCCGGTGGTCTGGTGGTCCCCGGACCTGGTCCTCACCCGGCCCGACTGGCTCGAGGAGCCGCGGGGCCAGGACGTCCTGCCCACCATGACCTGGTACCCGGTCGTCACGTTCTGGCAGGTCACCGTCGACATGACGAACTCCAAGACGGTGCCCGACGGCCACGGCCACAACTACGACGACGTCGTGCTCGACGCGTGGGTCGCGGTCGCCGCGCCGCAGGGCTGGACGGACGCGGACACCGAGCGCGTGCGCGCGGTGCTGGAGGCGCACGGGTCCTGA